The genomic window ataaaaaataaaaacatctggaGTCTtaactccaacccaggcattccagtgtgggatataggcatcttaactggtgtcttaataaTTAGAAttggtgagccggcgccgtggctcaataggctaatcctccaccttgcggcgccggcacaccgggttctagtcccggtcggggcaccggattctgtcccggttgcccctcttccaggccagctctctgctatggccagggagtgcagtggaggatggcccaggtgcttgggccctgcaccccatgggagaccaggagaagcacctggctcctggctcctgccatcggatcagcgcggtgcgccggctgcagcggcggccattggagggtgaaccaacggcaaaggaagacctttctctctctgtctctctctctcactgtccactctgcctatcaaaaaaaaaaaaataattagaattggtaattttttttgttctgttcctCTCTATATGCCTAATATATGttcttatctttcatttttttttttcaaagatttatttatctgaaagtcagagttacacagagaggcagagagagagaggtcttccatccgctggttcactccccacatgaccacaacagccagagctgagctgatctgaagccagaagctaggagcttcttttgggtctcccacatgagttgggccatcttgtactgctttcccaggccataacacagagctggatcagaactagagcatctggaactcgaaccagcacccatatgggatgctggcgctgcaggctggggctttaacccgctgtgccacagcactgccaccACTCCCCCGTATGCCTTTAATTTGTATAATCAGACCTCTGTAGATACAGACTTGGAACAAAAACTACAAACTTTTCTTTaggtacatttttgaaaaataggaaGAACAGATTTATTTTCCTCTACTTCTGCTTTGTTTTATGAACTGAAATGAAAAGTGATGGAGTCTGAGTCAGCACTCTGCTAGTAGTCATGTCACTAACGATTGTGTCATTCTGTGGAAGATGATGAGAAGTTGAGAAAGCAAATGTGAAGAAATAATTAACTAGtacttatttatatatgtgtTCCTGGCAGGTGCTGTTGGCAGCAGCAGTCTGCACAAAAGCAGGAAAAGCTATTGTTTCTCGACAGTTTGTGGAAATGACTCGAACTCGGATTGAGGGTTTATTAGCAGCTTTTCCAAAGTTGATGAACACTGGAAAACAACATACATTTGTTGAGACCGAGAGTGTGAGATATGTCTACCAGCCTATGGAGAAACAGTACATGGTACTGATCACTACCAAAAACAGCAACATTCTGGAAGATTTGGAGACTTTAAGGCTCTTCTCGAGAGTGGTAAGAGTCCTGTAATTTTCATTTCCACTTTTTATCTGACAGTTTTTGAGTGAAACTTTCTTCCCCTAAAATggattatttttatgaatttgcaGCTTTCTTTAGCAGCTCCTTATTCATTTAGCAGACATTTATTGCATATCCTCTAGTCTGTAAGTATCCCAGAAGAGAATATGGGAGCTACTgcttcttttctcccttcttaAGAAGTTATCTTAATCTGACACATTTGGCatagtttttaatgttttttagaTACAACTTACtgatatacacagaaacacaaagacttTATGCCAAAATCTTGCTTTAAATAAAGACTAGAAAGGAGCTAAGAAAGGAACTCAGGTTTAttagaatttatatatttaaagggaTAAGACTTGGAAACACAGATGCTGATAAATTGTAATTCTTTTCCATTGCTGTCCATGATTAGATCCCTGAATATTGCCGAGCCTTAGAAGAGAATGAAATATCTGAACactgttttgatttgatttttgcttTTGATGAAATTGTTGCTCTGGGATATCGGGAGAATGTTAACCTGGCACAGATCAGAACCTTCACAGAAATGGATTCTCATGAGGAGAAGGTTTTCAGAGCAGTCAGAGAGGTAAATCTTGGGGCTGCTGGGTAGAATGTCTATCTCAGTCTTCTCTAATCTGGGTTTCTTGTTTTTACTTGCTAATACAGATTGTGCTCAAAACTACATCTGTGTATGTCCCTTTCCATAGACTCAAGAACGTGAAGCTAAGGCTGAGATGCGGCGTAAAGCAAAGGAATTACAACAGGCCCGGAGAGATGCAGAGCGACTGGGCAAAAAAGCTCCAGGATTTGGGGGATTTGGCAGCTCTGCAGTGTCTGGAGGCAGCACAGCTGCCATGATCACAGAGACCATCATTGAAACTGATAAACCAAAGGTGGCACCTGCACCAGCCAGGTATAACCCCGTATATTACCAGTATCCCTAGATGCCGGGTGAAGGCCGTATGTGTGTGTCTGGAGTGATACCTGATTTCTAAGCAAGCTGTAAATAATGAGACTTGATGAAATCAGATGCAGTGTTAAATTTGACTACACAAAAtataaggagaaaagagaaatataaatcatgtttttccttttgtgtaaAAGAATCCTGTGACCTCAATTTCCTATGAGACATATCTTATTTTGGAAAGGGAAAGGTATTTAACTTGTTTCTGGGAtgagttttaattttgatgttcAAGGATTGATTATAGGGGGAATGTGTGAACTACTTAAAATTATATGCATAATTTTGTTTGTGCACAGGTACATTTATCTGGATGGAAGGTAAAGAATTTTCTTCAGATCCtatgtaattataaaaatatgccaTTGGTCCTTGAGTACTCAAAGCTTGAATGTTAATAGTGCCTGTCAGCTGGCAGTTTGGACAGATTTATAAGTCAGAACATGAATAGGCTAGTTCCCTACCAACACTAAAAGCTTGGGTTTTTCCCTTGAGATGTTTACATTCCTCTTAAAGTAGAGAAATTCACTGATATGGGTTGTTAAtgttttgggtttttaaaaaaatttttttttttgtattcttccACTTAGGCCTTCAGGCCCCAGCAAAGCTTTGAAACTTGGAGCCAAAGGAAAGGAAGTAGATAATTTTGTGGACAAATTAAAATCTGAAGGGGAAACTATCATGTCCTCCAATATGGGCAAACGTACCTCTGAAGCAGCCAAAGTGCATGTTCCACTCCACCTATTAATATGGAAAGGTAAGCAGTAACTTTTTCAGTAAGGACAGaccatgttattttattttttaaagacttatttatttgaaagagttagagggagaggcagagagagacagagacattacccatctgctggttcactccccaaatgtctgtaacagcctatgttgggccagaccaaagccaggagccaagagcttcatctgagtctcccacgtgggtgcaggggcccaagcacttgggccatcctctgctgccttcctaggcacattaccagggagttgggtcagaaatggaacaaccagtactcgaattggtacccatatgggatgccggcatcccagctggaggcttaacctcctgtacCACAAGCCCCAGTGGCTTATCCTAAGATGGACTTGAATCAGGGAGCTAAAGCTGTGTTCACTCCATACTATATTTTggtgtgtttttctcttttctttgtgtgtgtttttctctttttagtgaatgtgtttatttgaaagacagaacaacgtagaaggagagatagaaagagagagagagagagagagagagagagactgactgcttctatagccgcaacagccagatctggttcaggctgtagccaggaaccaggaactccatcctggtctttgatattggtggcaaggtcccaagaacttggactatgACGCACTGCCTTTCCGGGGTATTAGCAGgaagactggaagcagagaaaccaggacttgaactggcactccaacatggaatgtcaCTAACCCctagcatatcttttttttttttaagtttttttttttttttttgaaagagttacagagaagggtagtgacagagagaggtcttccatctgctggttcactcccaaggtggccgcaacagccggaactgtgctgatccaaagccaggaatcgggagcttcttccaggtctcccacataggtgcagaggcccaaggacttgggccatcttctgctgctttcccaggccatagcagagagcggaattggaagaggagcagctaggactagaaccggtgcccatttggaatgctggcgcttaaggctaggactttaacctgctgtgccacagcaccggccccaagcatATCTTTTTTTACTTAAACTATAAGGAGTTCAAATTAAGCCTTTAatctaaaatttataaatgtcttgaaccaaaaattaacatattaggctttcctttttaaatatttgaacttGGTATGGAATAGTTTGTCTTTTATCTCTGGACTGTGGTATTGACTGGTGACATTTTTAGGTGGTAGTTATCAAGTTCACATATGCATGactcagatttgtttattttttttaagatttatttatttacttgaaagccagagttatagcaagagagagagagagagagagagagagagagagatctttcattgattcattccccaaattccataACGGcctgagttgggccaggctgaagccaggagccaagagcttcatctgagtctcccacatgggtgcaggggcctaagcactaggaccatcctttgctgctttcctgggcacattagcagagagttggatcagaagtggaacagccaggactcgaaccaatacccataagggatgttggtgctgcaaggggtggcttaacctgctgcaccacaccccccaccccagtgacTCAGATTTCTTGACTTAAAGCCCAGACGTTCTACTGTGGTTGTTGGTTTTGAGGTCAAGTGAAAGATGAGTCTGGAAAGATACCTTTACCAGGTGTGCATAAAAGAGGAGTTATTTACATGTCCTGCTCTTCATGAAATGAACAGGGTTACATCACGAAAAGTCTCTTGATTCGCTAAAGCTCTGTGCTATTCTGCGTATGCACTGAATGAAACAAAGCcttcacacttttttaaaaagatgttggaGACCATTGTGTATTAGAGTTGGGACTCTTCTGAATAATGAAATACCTCTTGTGCATAGTAAACTGGAGTGAGAGTAAAATGGGACCTTGTGTTGTCTTGTGATACagtcctctgtgttttttttttgttcgtttgttttaaagaattatttatttgaagaaattatgggatatgtactctttagaatactatactgcagtaagaaacaacgaaatccagtcatttgcaacaaaatggagaaatctggaacacatcatgctgagtgaaataagccagtcccaaagggacaaataccatatgttctccctgatcggtgccaactgactgaacaccaaaaaggaaacctgttgaagtgaaatggacactatgggaaacggtgacttgatcagcatagccctgactgttaatgaacaacttaatacattatccctcttagtagttttttcatctgttttacttaatatgactggtttaattctgtaattaatacacagttattcttaagtgttaaaaattaactgaaatgtgatccctgttaaacataagagtgggaataagagagggaagagatgtataatttgggacatgctcaagctgacttgccccaaatggtagagttaaaaacataccaggggattccaattcaatcccatcaaggtggcatgtaccaatgccatctcactattccaagtgatcaatttcagttcacaattgatcataatgaaaggactaagagtcaaagggagcacataaacataacactaaccgatagaataaataaaggggagagtgatccatcATGGggagtgagatactcagcagtctcatagaatggcagatgtcctaactagcactctggcctcagaatcagccctaaaggcattcggatttggctgaaaagcccatgagagtatttcaggcatggaaagccaagatactctggcaaaagatctctgcgagtgagatcccagtggaaagaacaggtcttcaaagaaggaggtacctttctctgaagggaggagagaacctccactttgactatgaccttgtctaaacaagataagagtcagagaactcagagggcttccatagccttggaaactcatgatcggagcatagggagactactgatgccatagacaggagtgtcaattggtaaagtcaacaacaggagtcactgtgcacttactcctcatgtaggatctctgtccttaatgtgctgtgtattgagatttaatgctataacgagtactcaaacaatatatttcactttgtgtttttatgggggtgcaaactgttgaaatctttacttaatgtatactaaactgatcctctgtaaaaaaaaaaaaaaagaaaagaaattatcaattcccaacttgactctcactgggattaaacatgacaataggtctgatctgatttcatcatcatttaaaaaaaatcatctattatttttcactttatgtttctgtgtgggagcaaactgttgaaatccttacttaatgtatactaagctgatcttctgtatattaagataatcgaaaatgaatcttgatgtgaatggaaggggagagggagtgggaaaggggagggtagtgggtgggagggacggtatgtgggggaagccattgtaatccataaatcgtactttggaaatttatattcattaaataaaagttaaaaaaaatatttgtattaaaataacattttccaataaaaaaaaagaattatttatttgaaagacagagttataaagaaaagcagagctagagggagagaggtcttccattccgttggttcgctctcgaaatgaccacaacggccagagctgaactgagctgaagccaggagccaggtgcttcttcctggtctcccatgcaggtgcagagggctcaaggacttgggccatcttctactgctttcccaggccctagcagagagctggatcagaagaggaacaggcggaacttgaaccggcacccatgtgggatgcaggtgcagcaggctggggctttaacccactgcgccacagtgctggtcctcccCTACCCCTTTTTAAAGAACTGTTTGGTTcctttgtttctagtttttttacACTGAATTATTTTGGAGataaagatttccttatttgaagCTGTAGAGATGATATCTAAATGCAGTGCCCTACCCTAGCTGGATCTATCCTGTACTACCATAAAAGAGTAGGTCAGCTGATAAAATTGGCATATGGATGGTAGATTAGCTAAAAGTATTACATCAATGTAAATTTATGAAGGTGAAGATGTactgtggttgtttttttttttttaactttatgttcTCCTGTTATTTTGTTCATCTTCCTTTAGCTATAGTTTCtttcttgtttgaaaggcagagttgcagagaggcagaggcagagagagagagagaatcttccatccactggttcattccccaaaggctgtaacggccagagctgagctaatccagagtcaggagcttcttcttctgggtctcccacgtgggtgcaggggcccaaggacttggaccatcttctactgctttcccaggccatagcagagagctagattggaagtggagcagcagggactcgaactggtgcccatatgggatgctggcactgcagcgctggcccctgtggttGTTATTAAGAAGTATCTTTATTATTACTAATATACACTGAAATATTTAAGTATAAAgggacagggccagcgctgtggcacagcaggtaatgctgcctcctgcagtgccggcatcccatatgagttccagttcaagtcctggttgctcctcttccgatccagctctctgctatggcctgggaaaacaatgaaagagggcccaagtcctagggcccctgtacccacatgggagacccagaagaagaagctcctggctcctgactttggatcagctcagctctgtctgttgcagcctttggggagtaaaccagcggatagaagattctcattctctctctctctctctgcctctgcctctgcctctctaataaataaataaaccttaaaaaaaaaagaataaagggatATGATTTACAAGTATATAACCTGCATCTTAATGGTTCTGGGAGAGGGAAACAGTcagatatatgcatatgtatgtaatGTTTAGAGAGAATATACAGATGCgaataataaaacaaatgggTAACTGGTAAATTCTAGGAAAGGATATGTGtggaaagtttatattttttaaagtttgaaaagtTTGAAGTTGTCTTCAAATAGAAGGTTGTTTTAACTATCTTTCCTCACAATTCTCTACTattcattgtatggatataccttttttttttttttggacaggcagagttagtgagagacagagagaaaggtcttccttctgttggttcaccccccaaatggctgctatggccagcgcactgcgctgatccgaagccaggagccaggtgcttcctcctggtctcccatgcgggtgtagggcccatgtgcttgggccacagcagagagctggacttggaagaggagcaaccgggacagaaccggtgccccaactgggactagaaccccctgtgccggcgccgcaggtggaggattagcctagtgagccgcgccgccaGCCTGGATatacccttttttttaaaaaaaaaaaaaagatttatttatttatttgaaagtcagagttacacagagagagaaggagaggcagagagagaggtcttccgtctgctggttcagtccttggatggccacaatggccggagctgtgcccatctgaagccaggagccaggagcttcttctgggtcccccaggagggtgcaggggcccaaggacttgggccatcttctactgctttcccaggccacagcagagagctggatcagtaatggagcact from Oryctolagus cuniculus chromosome 1, mOryCun1.1, whole genome shotgun sequence includes these protein-coding regions:
- the LOC100357184 gene encoding LOW QUALITY PROTEIN: coatomer subunit delta-like (The sequence of the model RefSeq protein was modified relative to this genomic sequence to represent the inferred CDS: deleted 2 bases in 1 codon), giving the protein MCSWQVLLAAAVCTKAGKAIVSRQFVEMTRTRIEGLLAAFPKLMNTGKQHTFVETESVRYVYQPMEKQYMVLITTKNSNILEDLETLRLFSRVIPEYCRALEENEISEHCFDLIFAFDEIVALGYRENVNLAQIRTFTEMDSHEEKVFRAVRETQEREAKAEMRRKAKELQQARRDAERLGKKAPGFGGFGSSAVSGGSTAAMITETIIETDKPKVAPAPARPSGPSKALKLGAKGKEVDNFVDKLKSEGETIMSSNMGKRTSEAAKVHSTPPINMESVHMKIEEKITLTCGRDGGLQNMELHGMIMLRISDDKFGRIRLHVENEDKRGVQLQTHPNVDKKLFTAESLIGLKNPEKSFPVNSDVGVLKWRLQTTEESFIPLTTNCWPSESGSGCDVNIEYELQEDNLELNDVVITIPLPSGVGAPVIGEIDGEY